Sequence from the Streptomyces mobaraensis NBRC 13819 = DSM 40847 genome:
GGTCAGGGTGAGCATCACCGTGGCGCCGGTCAGACCGGCGGTCGCGGCCGAGCCGATGACCGAGACGAACGCGATCAGCAGGTAGTCGCGGACCTCCAGCGGCACGTCGAAGACCTGGGCGACGAAGATCGCGGCGATGGCCGGGTAGATGGAGGCGCAGCCGTCCATCTTCGTCGTCGAGCCGAACGGCACGGCGAACGACGTGTACTCCTTCGGCACGCCCAGCCGCTCGGTGACCCGCTGGGTCAGCGGCATGGTGCCCACGGAGGAGCGGGAGACGAACGCGAGCTGGATCGCGGGCCAGGCGCCCTTGAAGAACCGCAGCGGGTTGACCTTGGCGACCGTCGCGAGCAGCAGCGGGTAGACGCCGAAGAGGACGATGGCGCAGCCGACGTAGATGTCCGCGGTGAAGGTCGCGTACTTGCCGATCAGGTCCCAGCCGTACTTGTGGATGGCGTGGCCGACGAGGCCGAGGCTGCCCAGCGGGGCGAGCCGGATGACCCACCACAGCACCTTCTGGAGGAGCTCCAGGACGGACTCGCTCAGGGTGAGCAGCGGGCGGGCCTTCTCGCCGACCTGGAGGACGGCGATGCCGGCGACGGCGGCCATGAAGACGATCTGGAGCACGTTCAGCTGGGTGAACGGCGTGACGACGTCGGTCGGGACGATGCCGGTGATGAAGTCGAGCCAGGAGCCCTTCTTCTTGGGGTCGGCGCCGTCGGCGGCCGTGAGGCCGGTGCCGGAGCCGGGGTCCGTGAGCAGGCCGATCGCGAGGCCGATGGAGACGGCGATCAGCGACGTGATCATGAACCAGAGGAGGGTCCGGGACGCCAGCCGCGCGGCGTTCGAGACGTTCCGCAGGTTGGTGATCGAGACCAGGATGGCGAAGAAGACCAGCGGGGCCACCACGACCATCAGCAGCTGGACGAAGATCTCACCGATCTTGTCGAGCGTGGTCTGCAGCCAGGCGATGTCGCCGCTGCGGGCCGCCCAGCCGAGCAGGGCGCCGAGGACGAGGCCCAGCAGGATCTGCGCCCAGAAGGGCACCTTGGGTATCCGGCCGAGGGTCGCGCGGACCCCGGAGGACGGGGTCGCGGGGGAGGGGGGCGTCGAGGACAACGGATTCTCCGGGGACAGACGGGGGGTGAAGAGGGGCGCGAGGCGCCAGGAGGTCCGTACGTACGGGATCTCCGGCCGCGTCGGGGTGATCGGCGTGGAGCGATCAGCGGCGGCGACAGGCCGCGGACAGACAGCGGCAAAGATCGACGTGCAGGCGCGCCACGAGGCCGGGGCCCGTGGGGATTCGGTGCGCTGCTGCTGTCTTCATATCGACACGTTAACACTGGAACTTTGAGGAACCCAAAGAGATTCTTTGAGTCCCAGGGGTCCAGGGCATGAAAAAGCACCGCGCGTCTCGCCGCCGGACGGTTGTCCGGCGGCGAGGCGGCGGTGCGATGGAGTGCGCGATGTGGTGCGCGGTGTGACGAAAACTACCCTTGGCGGCGATGGCCGCCCTTGATGGGAGTTGTCCGACCGTGCCCGGTTACGCCCGGTCCTCCTGGCCCGCGTTCGCCTGCAGCCGCTCCCGCGTCCGCTCGACGCGCTCGGCCACCTGCACGGCCATGGCGTCCCGCTGCTTGCGCAGCAGCACCCAGCTCAGCGGTGCCGAGATGATCAGCGCCAGCAGGATCATCCAGACGAAGTTGGAGCCGTTCGCCCCGAGCGGGATGGCGCGGAGGTAGCAGAGCACCCACACGACGGCGAAAGAGGCGACGAGCAGGCCGAATCGCAGAGCGGTGTAACGGAGCGAGGCGTACTTCTGGCTACTCACGGGACGGACCTTCTTCTCAACGGCAGCCGAAAGGGTCCCTACCAGTCAAGCACGAGCGCGAGTGGATCAATCCAGAGGGAGCCGCGTCGGCGTCCGGAGGAGCCGCACCAGCGTTCGACGGGAGCCGCGCCGGCCGTCCGGAGGGACTCGCCTCGGACTCCGGGGGGAGCCGCGCCGGCGTCCGGTCGCATCCGCTCAGTCCAGCGCGAGCCACATCAGGACGTCGTCGCGGTAGTCGTCGGCGGACAGCCGCAGCCCGCCCGGCACCCGGCCGACCTCCTTGAACCCGAGCCGCCCGTAGAAGCCCTCCAGCCCCATACCGCCGCGCACCTCCAGCCGCAGCGCCTCCAGACCGGCGTCGCGGGCCATGTCGATCGTCTCCCGCATCAGCCGGAGCCCGTGACCGCCGCCCTGCAGCGCGGGGTCGAGCATGACCAGGACGACCATGGACCAGTGCCGCATCTTGAAGTCGGCGTGCAGCCGGAGGAACGCGGTGCCCACCAGCCGCCCGCCGGCGTCGTACGCGCCGAGCATCCGATGCTCCCCGGCGGCCACCCGCGCGAGCTGCGCAACGGCCGCCTCGCGCACCTCCTCCTCGGACACCGAGGGCACGAACCCGACCGAACCGCCGGCCCGGGAGACCTCGTACCAGAGCCGCGAGAACTCCTCGCGCAGCTCGGGGGCCACCTGCGGATCACGTACGAAGGTAAGAGTCATAAGCCAGATGCAAGCATTACCCACCGCGTCCGCGCAAGAGAAGGAGCCCCGGCGAGGCGGTTGCCTCACCGGGGCTCCGGCGTCAACTGGCGACGGATCAGACCCGCATCGCCTGCGGCGTCTCGCGCCGCGCCGGGTCCGGACCGTCGTACTCCCGGATGACCTCGTACCGCGTGTTCCGCTCCGCCGGGCGGAAGCCCGCGTCGCGGATGAGGTCCAGCAGGTCGTCGCGGGTCAGCTTGTTCGGCGTGCCGTAGTTGTCCGCGTCGTGCGTGATCTTGTACTCGACGACCGAGCCGTCCATGTCGTCGGCGCCGTGCTGGAGGGCGAGCTGCGCGGTCTGGAGGCCGTGCATCACCCAGAAGACCTTGACGTGCGGGACGTTGTCGAACAGCAGCCGGGAGACCGCGAACGTCTTCAGCGCCTCGGCGCCGGTGGCCATGGAGGTCCGCGCCTGGAGCCGGTTGCGGATCTTGCCGTCCTTCATGTCCACGAAGTCGTGCTGGTAGCGCAGCGGGATGAAGACCTGGAAGCCGCCGGTCTCGTCCTGGAGCTCGCGCAGCCGCAGCACGTGGTCCACGCGGTGGCGCGGCTCCTCGATGTGCCCGTAGAGCATCGTGCACGGGCCCTTGAGGCCCTTCTCGTGCGCGAGCCGGTGGATGCGCGACCAGTCCTCCCAGTGGGTCTCGTGGTCGACGATGTGCTGCCGGACCTCCCAGTCGAAGATCTCCGCACCGCCGCCGGTCAGCGACTCCAGGCCGGCGTCGATCAGCTCGTCGAGGATCTCGGAGGCCGGCATGCCGGAGATCTTCTCGAAGTGGTGGATCTCGGTGGCGGTGAACGCCTTCAGGGAGACCTGCGGCAGCGCCTCCTTGAGCGCCTTCAGCGACCGCGGGTAGTAGCGCCACGGCAGGGTGGGGTGCAGGCCGTTGACGATGTGCAGCTCGGTGAGGTGGTCGTTCTCCATCGCCTTGGCGAGGCGGACGGCCTCCTCGATGCGCATGGTGTACGCGTCCTTCTCGCCCGGCTTGCGCTGGAACGAGCAGTAGGCGCAGGAGGCCGTGCACACGTTCGTCATGTTGAGGTGGCGGTTGACGTTGAACAGCACCGTGTCGCCGTTCTTCCGCGTCCGCACCTCGTGGGCCAGACCGCCGAGCCAGGCGAGGTCGTCGGACTCGTAGAGGGCGATGCCGTCCTCGCGGGTCAGCCGCTCACCGGCGCGCACCTTCTGCTCCAGCTCGCGCTTGAGTCCCGCGTCCATGCGATCGCCTCTCTGGTATGTCCGGAGTACGTCCGGTTTCCTCCGCCTGGCCCGGTCGAGCCTACTCCCCCGGGCAGGCACGCCTTCAGACGCCCTCGGGCCCGGTCCTGGACCCGCGGAGGCCCCGGCCCCCGGCCCGCCGGCCGTCAGATGTCCTCGGGCAGCTCGCCCACCCGGTTCTCCCACTTGGTGGAGAGCACGATCGTGGTGCGGGTGCGGCTCACGCCCTTGGTCCCGGACAGCCGGCGGATGGTGCGCTCCAGGCCGTCCACGTCGCCGACGCGCACCTTGAGCATGTACGAGTCGTCGCCGGCGATGAACCAGCAGTCCTCGATCTCCTCCAGGTCGCGCAGCCGCTGCGCCACGTCCTCGTGGTCGGCGGCGTCCGAGAGCTGGATGCCGATCAGCGCCGTGACGCCCAGGCCCAGCGACGCGGCGTTGACGGTCGCGCGGTAGCCGGTGATGACGCCGGCCGCCTCCAGGCGGTTGATCCGGTCCGTGACGCTCGGGCCGGACAGCCCGACGAGCCGGCCCAGTTCCGCGTACGAGGCCCGCCCGTTCTCCCGGAGGGCCTGGATGAGCTGCCTGTCCACCGCGTCCATGGCTGGAACCTTTCAATAATCAGCGAACTTGCCGTCTTGCATGTAGAATCTAAGGCATTGAAGGGCTGACGCCCCGAAAATCTTTCACCGAACGCTCACGGCACCAACGATCCTTCAGGAGTGAACCCCGTGTACACGATCGAGATGGCCTACGCCCGCATGCGCGAGCTGCAGGACCTGGCCAACCGCTCGCGTGCCCACCAGTCCGTCACCGCCGCCCGTCGCGCCGAGGCCGCAGGGGCCCGCGCCGCGCGCGCCGCCAAGAAGCGCTAACTCCCCTCCGGGGCCCGGCCGCCGCCGAGCTCCCCCTTCCACCTGCGGTAGTACCGGTGCGGCACCCCCGCCGCGTCCAGTACCCGCCCGGCGACGAAGTCCACGAGATCCTGGATGTGCGTCGCCCCCGCGTAGAACGCCGGAGAGGCGGGTAGCACGATCGCGCCCGCCTCGTCGAGCGCCACCAGCTGGCGCAGCGTCTGACCGCTCAGCGGCGTCTCGCGCACCGCGACCACCAACGGCCGCCGCTCCTTGAGCGTCACGCTCGCGGCCCGCTGCAACAGGTCCTTCGACAGCCCGAGCGCCACACCCGCCACACAGGCCGTGCTCGCCGGGACGATCAGCATCCCCTTCACCGGGTACGAACCCGACGACGGCCCCGCCGCCAGATCACCGGCGGCCCAGTACCGCACCCGGGCCAGCTCCGCGTCGCCCACGTCGAACGCCTGCGGCTTGCCGTCCGCCCCCAGCGACAGCCACTGCCGCAGGTCGTCCCGCCAGTGCGCGTCCCGGAACGAGATCCCGGTCTCGTCCAGCAGCGTCAGCCGCGAGGCCCGGCTGACGACCAGGTCCACGCCCTCCCCCGCGGCCAGCAGCCCGCGCACCACGGCCGCCGCGTACGGCGTCCCGGACGCGCCGGAAACACCGACCACCCAGGGCCGGCGCTCGGATCGTTGCGTTGCGTGTTCGTACGGCTCCACGCCCCCGAGCCTAGTCGGCCGGGGGGCGGGGGCTCCGTCGGGCGGGTCAGCGGGCCGGATCGACGGGCAGACCGGAGGTGTCGAACACCAGGGGGCCGACGGTGGACGCGATGGTGACCGTCTTCCCGTAAGGGATGGTGTCGCGGCCGAGATAGCCGTCGGGGCCGGGGTTCCAGAGGGTCACGCAATGCCCCTGGTACGGGTCGAGAATCAGGTGGTTCGCGATGCCCGCCCTGGCATAGGCACGGTCCTTGACCAGGTAGTCCTGGCGAACGCTCCCCGGTGAGACGACCTCGACGGTCAGCTCGATCAGGCCGGCCGGGTAGGAGTCGAGGTTCCGTGCCGCCGCCGCGGGAACGACGGCCAGGTCCGGGCAGAGCAGCGCTTCCTGTTCCGCGAACACGAAGCCGACGCCCCCGACCGCCGTCCACCGTTCCGGCAGCGCGGCCTCCAGCATGCTCCAGACGCGCTGCCTGGTGCTCCCGCAGAACGGCCGGTGGGGGGTGATCAGGATGGAATCCTCGAAAACTCTCCCACGCAGCCTTCGAGGTGGCTCTCCATCCGGGCGAGCTTCGCCCGTAGGCGGTCGAACTCCCGGACGACCATGAGGGTCCCCTTCCGTACACCGGCGACAGGGAAACCCCACTACACCCCCAGCCCCCGCACCCCCAGGTCCAGCAGCGCGCACACGAACAGGGCAATGCCGATGAAGCCGTTGACCGTGAAGAAGGCGCGGTTCAGGCGGGACAGGTCGTGCGGGCGGACGATCGAGTGCTCGTACAGGAAGGCCGCGACGACGATCAGCAGGCCGGTCCAGAAGAAGGCGCCCGCGTGGGTGGCGGCGCCGTACCAGGCCAGCAGGGCGGTGGTGATCACGTGGCAGACGCGGGCGCCGTACAGCGCGGCCGGGATGCCGAAGCGGGCGGGGGTCGATTTCACGCCATGCGCGCGGTCCGCGGCGACGTCCTGGCAGGCGAAGATCAGGTCGAAACCGCCGATCCAGACGCCGACCGCGAGCCCGAGGATCACCGCGTCCCAGGACCAGGAACCGGTCACCGCCAGCCACGCGCCGACCGGACCCATGGCCTGCGCCAGACCCAGGATCGCGTGCGGGAAGTTGGTGAACCGTTTCCCGTAGGGGTAGACCACCATCGGGATCACCGCGATCGGGGCCAGCGCCAGGCACAGCGGGTTCAGCAGGCCGGCGGCGCCCAGGAAGAGGACCACGGCCACCAGGGCGCCCGTCCAGGCCGAGCGGACGGAGACCGCGCCGGTGACGAGTTCGCGGTTGGCGGTCCGCGGGTTCCGGGCGTCGATCTCGCGGTCGATGATCCGGTTGCAGGCCATCGCGAAGGTGCGCAGCCCGACCATGGCCACGGTGACCAGGAAGAGCTTCCACCAGTGGATGCGCCCGTCCTCCTGGAACATCGCCGTGAACGAGGCGATGTACGCGAAGGGCAGCGCGAACACCGAGTGTTCTATCAGCACCAGGCGCAGGAACGCCCGGGTGCGCCCCGGCTGCGGGACGGCGGCGGCGGAGGCGCTCACAGCCCGTACTCCTTCCAGCGCTTCGTCACCCGGGCGGCGGTCTCCGGGTCCGACTCCACCATCGACGGCCAGCCGCCGTCCCGCGTGTAGCCCTCCTCGGGCCACTTCGCGGTGGCGTCGATGCCCGCCTTGCCGCCCCAGAACTGCTGGTACGACGCGTGGTCGAGGTGGTCGACCGGGCCCTCGACGACGGTGAGGTCGCGCGCGTAGTCGACGTTGCCGAACGCGCGCCAGGACACCTCGTGCAGGTCGTGGACGTCACAGTCCTTGTCCACGACGACGATCAGCTTGGTCAGCGACATCATGTGCGCGCCCCAGACCGCGTGCATGACCTTCTGCGCGTGCTTCGGGTACTTCTTGTCGATCGAGACGATCGCGCAGTTGTGGAAGCCGCCGGACTCCGGCAGGTGGTAGTCGACGATGTCCGGGATGATGATCTTGAGCAGGGGCAGGAAGAAACGCTCCGTCGCCCGCCCCAGCGGCCCGTCCTCCGTCGGCGGCCGGCCGACGACGATCGACTGGAGCAGCGGGCGCCGCCGCATGGTGACGCAGTCGATGGTCAGCGCGGGGAACGGCTCCTGCGGCGTGTAGAAGCCGGTGTGGTCGCCGAACGGGCCCTCCGGCAGCATCTTCCCGGGCTCCAGCCAGCCCTCCAGCACCACCTCGGCCGCGGCCGGCACCTGGAGCGGGACGGTCTTGCAGTCGACCATGTCGATCCGCTTGCCCTGCACGAAGCCGGCGAACAGG
This genomic interval carries:
- the mqnP gene encoding menaquinone biosynthesis prenyltransferase MqnP; amino-acid sequence: MSASAAAVPQPGRTRAFLRLVLIEHSVFALPFAYIASFTAMFQEDGRIHWWKLFLVTVAMVGLRTFAMACNRIIDREIDARNPRTANRELVTGAVSVRSAWTGALVAVVLFLGAAGLLNPLCLALAPIAVIPMVVYPYGKRFTNFPHAILGLAQAMGPVGAWLAVTGSWSWDAVILGLAVGVWIGGFDLIFACQDVAADRAHGVKSTPARFGIPAALYGARVCHVITTALLAWYGAATHAGAFFWTGLLIVVAAFLYEHSIVRPHDLSRLNRAFFTVNGFIGIALFVCALLDLGVRGLGV
- a CDS encoding GNAT family N-acetyltransferase → MTLTFVRDPQVAPELREEFSRLWYEVSRAGGSVGFVPSVSEEEVREAAVAQLARVAAGEHRMLGAYDAGGRLVGTAFLRLHADFKMRHWSMVVLVMLDPALQGGGHGLRLMRETIDMARDAGLEALRLEVRGGMGLEGFYGRLGFKEVGRVPGGLRLSADDYRDDVLMWLALD
- a CDS encoding DUF4229 domain-containing protein, yielding MSSQKYASLRYTALRFGLLVASFAVVWVLCYLRAIPLGANGSNFVWMILLALIISAPLSWVLLRKQRDAMAVQVAERVERTRERLQANAGQEDRA
- a CDS encoding dicarboxylate/amino acid:cation symporter produces the protein MSSTPPSPATPSSGVRATLGRIPKVPFWAQILLGLVLGALLGWAARSGDIAWLQTTLDKIGEIFVQLLMVVVAPLVFFAILVSITNLRNVSNAARLASRTLLWFMITSLIAVSIGLAIGLLTDPGSGTGLTAADGADPKKKGSWLDFITGIVPTDVVTPFTQLNVLQIVFMAAVAGIAVLQVGEKARPLLTLSESVLELLQKVLWWVIRLAPLGSLGLVGHAIHKYGWDLIGKYATFTADIYVGCAIVLFGVYPLLLATVAKVNPLRFFKGAWPAIQLAFVSRSSVGTMPLTQRVTERLGVPKEYTSFAVPFGSTTKMDGCASIYPAIAAIFVAQVFDVPLEVRDYLLIAFVSVIGSAATAGLTGATVMLTLTLSTLGLPMAGVGLLLAIDPIVDMIRTATNVAGQSVVPIIVASREGILDREAYATADGSKLDGEPEREPAREQEPVLSAA
- the mqnE gene encoding aminofutalosine synthase MqnE — its product is MDAGLKRELEQKVRAGERLTREDGIALYESDDLAWLGGLAHEVRTRKNGDTVLFNVNRHLNMTNVCTASCAYCSFQRKPGEKDAYTMRIEEAVRLAKAMENDHLTELHIVNGLHPTLPWRYYPRSLKALKEALPQVSLKAFTATEIHHFEKISGMPASEILDELIDAGLESLTGGGAEIFDWEVRQHIVDHETHWEDWSRIHRLAHEKGLKGPCTMLYGHIEEPRHRVDHVLRLRELQDETGGFQVFIPLRYQHDFVDMKDGKIRNRLQARTSMATGAEALKTFAVSRLLFDNVPHVKVFWVMHGLQTAQLALQHGADDMDGSVVEYKITHDADNYGTPNKLTRDDLLDLIRDAGFRPAERNTRYEVIREYDGPDPARRETPQAMRV
- a CDS encoding Uma2 family endonuclease, with translation MLEAALPERWTAVGGVGFVFAEQEALLCPDLAVVPAAAARNLDSYPAGLIELTVEVVSPGSVRQDYLVKDRAYARAGIANHLILDPYQGHCVTLWNPGPDGYLGRDTIPYGKTVTIASTVGPLVFDTSGLPVDPAR
- a CDS encoding UbiX family flavin prenyltransferase; amino-acid sequence: MEPYEHATQRSERRPWVVGVSGASGTPYAAAVVRGLLAAGEGVDLVVSRASRLTLLDETGISFRDAHWRDDLRQWLSLGADGKPQAFDVGDAELARVRYWAAGDLAAGPSSGSYPVKGMLIVPASTACVAGVALGLSKDLLQRAASVTLKERRPLVVAVRETPLSGQTLRQLVALDEAGAIVLPASPAFYAGATHIQDLVDFVAGRVLDAAGVPHRYYRRWKGELGGGRAPEGS
- a CDS encoding menaquinone biosynthesis decarboxylase produces the protein MAYDDLRSFLRALERDGDLKRVKAEVDPHLEVGEIVDRVNKAGGPALLFENVKGSAMPLAMNVFGTDRRLLKSLGLKSYDEIGEKIGGLLKPELPQGFVGIREAFGKLGAMAHVPPRKVKPGDAPVQEVVLTGDDVDLDALPALFTWPEDGGSFFNLGLTHTKDPETGVRNLGLYRLQRHDKRTIGMHWQIHKDSRNHYQVAARRGERLPVAIAFGCPPAVTYASTAPLPADIDEYLFAGFVQGKRIDMVDCKTVPLQVPAAAEVVLEGWLEPGKMLPEGPFGDHTGFYTPQEPFPALTIDCVTMRRRPLLQSIVVGRPPTEDGPLGRATERFFLPLLKIIIPDIVDYHLPESGGFHNCAIVSIDKKYPKHAQKVMHAVWGAHMMSLTKLIVVVDKDCDVHDLHEVSWRAFGNVDYARDLTVVEGPVDHLDHASYQQFWGGKAGIDATAKWPEEGYTRDGGWPSMVESDPETAARVTKRWKEYGL
- a CDS encoding Lrp/AsnC family transcriptional regulator; its protein translation is MDAVDRQLIQALRENGRASYAELGRLVGLSGPSVTDRINRLEAAGVITGYRATVNAASLGLGVTALIGIQLSDAADHEDVAQRLRDLEEIEDCWFIAGDDSYMLKVRVGDVDGLERTIRRLSGTKGVSRTRTTIVLSTKWENRVGELPEDI